A window of the Desulfobacula toluolica Tol2 genome harbors these coding sequences:
- a CDS encoding 6-hydroxymethylpterin diphosphokinase MptE-like protein, with protein MKNRIVRFYYRTKGRLLGIIQEKYGRPLFKNEKTFISLKNKYKNQRVFVIGNGPSLNEMNLKHLKNEITIGCNGLFLKFDEMGFAPAFYTVEDNLVAEDRRNIINNLQNTIKILPYDLRYCLKPDKNTIFINFIRNYPGFPDFSFDCENMVYWGGTVTYLNIQLACYLGAKEIYLIGIDHDYTIPEKDICVDGAVIESKSYDQNHFHPDYFGPGFRYHDPRVDRMEMAYKKAKTALKKHNIKIFNAGVGGKLRIFDRIDYDSLF; from the coding sequence ATGAAAAACAGAATTGTACGGTTTTATTACAGAACTAAAGGCAGGCTACTTGGAATTATTCAAGAGAAGTACGGCAGACCTCTATTTAAAAATGAAAAAACATTTATCTCTTTAAAAAACAAATATAAAAATCAGCGTGTTTTTGTTATCGGCAATGGTCCGAGTCTCAATGAAATGAATTTAAAACATCTTAAAAATGAGATTACCATTGGATGTAATGGACTTTTTTTAAAATTTGATGAAATGGGATTTGCTCCGGCATTTTATACAGTGGAGGATAATCTTGTTGCTGAGGACAGAAGGAATATTATTAATAATCTTCAAAACACTATAAAAATATTGCCTTATGATCTGCGATATTGCTTAAAACCTGATAAAAATACAATTTTCATAAATTTTATAAGAAATTATCCAGGGTTCCCTGATTTTTCTTTTGATTGTGAAAATATGGTTTACTGGGGAGGTACGGTTACTTATTTGAACATCCAGCTTGCGTGTTACTTGGGGGCAAAAGAAATTTATCTCATTGGAATTGATCATGACTATACTATTCCTGAAAAAGATATCTGTGTTGATGGTGCTGTTATTGAATCAAAGTCTTATGATCAAAATCACTTTCATCCGGATTACTTTGGCCCGGGATTCAGGTATCATGACCCAAGAGTTGACAGAATGGAAATGGCATATAAAAAAGCAAAAACTGCATTAAAGAAACACAATATCAAAATTTTTAATGCAGGTGTCGGTGGTAAATTAAGAATTTTCGATAGAATTGACTATGATAGTCTGTTTTAG
- a CDS encoding glycosyltransferase family 2 protein, whose protein sequence is MPSEIEPTLTTIESLFNNNVENTTISILQNGGTSLQLKEKFSKIKNLKYYESKDNLGVAGGRNFLLKTDECNASDVILFLDNDVITPVDYVERLTTFLIHQKDAGVVGAMTADINYSTYGIIKSFNEKGVWGGLTSHITSNEIKKELIGMNFSMRMFHMGTRHNYYYTYFSFKLIYFELFNRLLCFLRYPLDVHPELKKNLYYEKLVAEGIDKYDVSNVPGCCQAFKKSLIDEIGYLDECFNPYGYEDVDFCIRAVKNGYTNYIDTNTWLLHGTDSRHGKRDVYIQEQNRFKCMTILSYNAFKSIRKCKVIIVKLIILNFINKLMPFSNVNSIRWIKSAMNGFKIGLKIIKEKKHND, encoded by the coding sequence ATGCCGTCTGAAATTGAACCGACCTTGACGACTATAGAATCTTTATTTAATAATAATGTCGAAAATACAACAATCAGTATCCTTCAAAATGGCGGCACAAGTCTGCAATTAAAAGAAAAATTTTCCAAAATTAAGAATCTCAAATATTATGAATCAAAAGATAATTTAGGCGTCGCAGGTGGTCGGAATTTTTTGCTTAAAACTGATGAGTGTAATGCTTCTGATGTCATATTATTTTTAGATAATGACGTTATTACCCCTGTCGATTATGTTGAAAGACTAACAACGTTTTTAATTCATCAAAAAGATGCTGGTGTTGTTGGTGCAATGACTGCGGATATCAATTATTCAACCTATGGAATAATAAAATCTTTCAATGAAAAAGGTGTTTGGGGTGGGTTGACAAGCCATATTACAAGCAATGAAATTAAAAAGGAATTAATCGGTATGAATTTTTCAATGCGAATGTTTCATATGGGTACTCGCCATAATTATTATTATACATATTTTTCATTCAAGTTGATTTATTTTGAATTATTCAACAGACTGCTTTGTTTTTTAAGATATCCTCTGGACGTACATCCAGAATTGAAAAAGAATTTATACTATGAAAAGTTAGTTGCAGAAGGTATAGATAAATATGATGTTTCAAATGTTCCGGGATGCTGTCAAGCCTTTAAAAAAAGCCTTATTGATGAAATTGGATATTTGGATGAATGTTTTAATCCTTATGGATATGAAGATGTGGATTTTTGTATTCGAGCTGTTAAAAATGGATATACCAATTATATTGATACGAACACTTGGTTATTACATGGAACAGATAGTAGGCACGGCAAAAGAGATGTATATATTCAAGAACAAAACAGGTTCAAATGCATGACAATTTTAAGCTATAATGCATTTAAAAGTATCAGAAAGTGTAAAGTAATAATAGTCAAATTGATTATATTAAATTTTATTAATAAATTGATGCCGTTTTCAAACGTCAATAGTATCCGATGGATAAAATCTGCAATGAATGGTTTTAAGATTGGTTTGAAAATTATAAAGGAAAAAAAACATAATGATTGA
- a CDS encoding glycosyltransferase, which produces MHNKVSIIIPTYNYGDFLSASIDSVLKQTYQNMEIIVIDDGSTDNTRQIVDSYKDQIKYIYQENSGLSTARNTGIKHATGEYMLFLDADDLLGVNLIQSQVEYLTNNPEINISVCRNRLFHKTDASDSPKSFGSWRLFKRNLDIHLCHLNIAPPHAFFFKSKIIKNSKGFDTTLTACEDYDLWIRLSIEGHIPYYNPKGMVYYRRHPKSMSSNLKNQYHHDVILHERVMDLLKKNSKFPLGKRFEGLLAFSSGVVRTAFLLNKLNLPNDFKLMKLAYMSINEAIKKFQKIIPDVLFLLFYFRIKSFLVHPDFKNVKYSKEISHNLDELIKGTCDSALNRKCLIKSIIGLLTKPNIDVWEKRELFIYIFHYLKNICVSLIKYNKSNKTI; this is translated from the coding sequence TTGCATAACAAAGTTTCTATTATCATACCGACTTACAATTACGGCGATTTTCTTTCTGCTTCAATTGATAGCGTATTAAAGCAAACCTATCAAAACATGGAAATAATCGTTATTGATGATGGATCAACAGATAACACAAGACAGATAGTAGATTCTTATAAAGATCAAATTAAATACATATATCAAGAAAACTCTGGGCTTTCTACGGCACGCAATACCGGTATAAAACACGCAACTGGTGAGTATATGTTGTTTCTAGATGCTGACGATTTGTTGGGTGTAAATTTGATTCAGAGTCAGGTTGAGTATTTAACCAATAATCCCGAAATCAATATATCTGTTTGTCGAAACAGGCTATTTCATAAAACAGATGCCAGTGACTCTCCAAAATCATTTGGATCGTGGAGATTATTCAAGCGTAACCTTGATATTCATCTTTGTCATTTAAATATCGCACCTCCTCATGCTTTTTTTTTCAAAAGTAAAATTATAAAAAATTCAAAAGGGTTTGATACAACTTTAACGGCCTGCGAAGACTATGATTTATGGATCCGCTTATCAATAGAAGGACATATCCCGTATTATAATCCAAAAGGTATGGTATATTATAGACGTCATCCCAAAAGCATGTCATCAAATCTGAAGAACCAATACCACCATGATGTTATTCTTCATGAAAGGGTGATGGATCTTCTGAAAAAAAATTCTAAATTTCCTTTAGGGAAACGGTTTGAAGGGCTTTTGGCTTTTTCTTCAGGTGTGGTACGAACAGCGTTTTTATTAAACAAACTTAACCTACCCAATGATTTTAAGCTAATGAAATTAGCCTATATGAGTATAAATGAGGCCATAAAAAAATTTCAAAAAATCATACCGGATGTATTATTTTTATTATTTTATTTCCGTATCAAATCTTTTTTAGTTCATCCTGATTTTAAAAATGTTAAATATTCAAAAGAAATATCACATAATCTTGATGAATTGATTAAAGGAACTTGTGACTCAGCATTAAACCGGAAATGTTTAATAAAATCTATAATCGGGTTACTAACAAAACCAAACATTGATGTTTGGGAAAAAAGAGAATTATTCATCTATATTTTTCATTATTTGAAAAATATTTGTGTCTCTCTGATCAAATACAATAAATCAAATA
- a CDS encoding ABC transporter permease, whose product MINRLSNYKDLFFIFVWRELLIRYKQTAIGVLWALIQPLSMMVLFVIVFGHVLNINTNGYPRSLFYFAGLVPWTLFSASVNASINSLTDHRDLITKIYFPRELIIFSKVSVFVADFLISGMLLAVMLFLYNIPFTLNSLWVIPLCGLLLLFTDSVCLLLTVINVFYRDIRLASGLKRLGFNNWLAVR is encoded by the coding sequence ATGATAAATCGGTTATCGAACTATAAAGATCTGTTTTTTATTTTTGTATGGCGTGAATTATTAATCCGTTATAAACAGACTGCCATCGGTGTACTATGGGCTCTGATTCAACCTTTAAGCATGATGGTCTTGTTTGTAATTGTATTTGGTCATGTCCTGAATATTAATACAAACGGCTATCCAAGATCATTGTTTTATTTTGCAGGGCTTGTGCCTTGGACGCTTTTTTCTGCTTCTGTCAATGCATCAATTAATTCCCTGACAGATCACAGGGATTTAATCACTAAAATTTATTTTCCAAGAGAGCTGATTATATTTTCCAAAGTCAGCGTATTTGTTGCAGATTTTTTAATATCAGGCATGCTGCTTGCAGTGATGCTTTTTCTTTATAACATACCGTTTACATTAAACTCTTTATGGGTGATTCCATTGTGTGGTTTATTATTGTTATTCACAGATTCTGTTTGCTTGCTGCTTACTGTTATTAATGTATTCTACCGGGATATTAGGCTTGCATCAGGTTTAAAACGGCTGGGATTTAATAACTGGCTTGCGGTAAGGTAA
- a CDS encoding acylneuraminate cytidylyltransferase family protein, with product MIDKRNFKLDVLLPMKAHSERVPNKNFKIFIDRPLYHWVTSTLEKSDYIKTIWINTDSDFIAKDAVKNFKKVKIINRPEHLRGDFVSMNKIIDHDINMIKSEHFIQTHSTNPLLKRETLEKSINHYFENLSLYDSLFSVTKIQSRFYTESMVPFNHDPNELKRTQDLQPLYEENSNIYIFSKQSFNDAGKKRVGIKPNMFIIDKLESIDIDNENDWKIAELIAKYNIGNLQ from the coding sequence ATGATTGATAAACGGAACTTTAAACTGGATGTTTTATTACCAATGAAAGCCCATTCAGAGCGGGTTCCAAATAAGAACTTTAAAATTTTTATAGATCGACCATTATATCATTGGGTTACATCAACACTTGAGAAGTCTGATTATATTAAAACTATTTGGATCAATACGGATAGTGATTTTATCGCTAAAGACGCTGTGAAAAATTTTAAAAAAGTAAAAATTATCAATAGACCGGAACATTTAAGGGGTGATTTTGTTTCAATGAACAAAATTATTGATCATGATATTAATATGATCAAGTCCGAACACTTTATTCAAACCCACAGCACAAACCCACTCCTCAAAAGGGAAACCTTAGAGAAATCAATCAATCATTATTTTGAAAACCTTTCCTTATATGACAGTTTGTTTTCTGTGACAAAGATTCAAAGCCGATTTTATACTGAATCAATGGTACCATTTAACCATGATCCAAATGAATTGAAAAGAACACAGGATTTGCAACCGTTATATGAAGAAAATTCTAATATTTATATATTTTCCAAACAATCCTTTAATGATGCAGGTAAGAAAAGAGTCGGAATAAAACCTAATATGTTTATCATTGACAAACTTGAGTCTATTGATATTGATAATGAAAATGATTGGAAAATCGCTGAACTGATTGCAAAATATAATATTGGTAATCTTCAATGA
- a CDS encoding HpcH/HpaI aldolase family protein, whose amino-acid sequence MNKVKYKLNNGLYSIGTWLQLSNVSVAEIIGNAGYDWVAMDLEHGFFSPDMIGLICLALEKGGTIPFARVAQVNPKDIKQALDAGVKGLVLPMIKTAKDLQNGISWAKYPPYGSRGVGYSRANLFGRKFDKTVPESSKDLTIIAQIEHITAVQNLDEILEVKGLDGIMVGPYDLSASMGITAEFDNPDFISVMDKIKIKAENSGVPMGSHIVQPDPEVLCKKIQEGYKFIAYGIDAVFLYNAVECPVVTG is encoded by the coding sequence ATGAATAAAGTTAAATACAAATTAAATAACGGTTTATATTCAATCGGAACATGGCTTCAATTGTCGAATGTTTCTGTTGCTGAAATTATAGGAAATGCAGGATACGACTGGGTTGCTATGGATTTGGAGCATGGTTTTTTCTCACCTGATATGATAGGTTTGATTTGTCTTGCTCTGGAAAAGGGCGGTACAATACCTTTTGCCAGGGTCGCACAGGTAAATCCAAAAGATATTAAGCAGGCCCTTGATGCCGGGGTCAAAGGTCTTGTTTTACCTATGATCAAGACTGCAAAAGATTTGCAAAATGGAATCTCATGGGCTAAATACCCCCCCTACGGATCTCGCGGTGTCGGATATTCCAGAGCTAATCTTTTCGGCCGGAAATTTGATAAAACCGTACCTGAGAGTTCAAAGGATTTGACAATAATTGCTCAGATAGAACATATTACAGCAGTTCAAAATCTGGATGAAATTTTAGAGGTGAAAGGCCTTGATGGAATTATGGTTGGACCGTATGATTTGTCGGCATCAATGGGTATTACAGCAGAATTTGATAATCCTGATTTTATATCGGTAATGGATAAAATTAAAATAAAAGCTGAAAATTCAGGGGTTCCTATGGGTTCACATATAGTTCAACCTGATCCTGAAGTACTCTGTAAAAAAATTCAGGAAGGGTATAAATTTATTGCATACGGAATTGATGCTGTTTTCCTCTATAACGCGGTGGAATGCCCGGTTGTGACAGGGTGA
- a CDS encoding radical SAM/SPASM domain-containing protein, with the protein MKIKKNIVNFKKNIVSKFDNKIKYSELSANLKSGHSIIGRYPLNVQIQTTSSCNAKCYFCPYLESWHKLNPGGMDDDTYESIVNQLSEYTIGKFCPYLENEPFADKKIFDRIEYGVSRLNCRQLEVATNASFLNSSKIDNIIKLFNPINHEIWISFHGINKESYNAIMGLDFDKTKNNVLELIEKSQDSNINIIIRGSGQSRKKRNEMPEWFDEKEFDSFWENEFAKNGFKKKPRLNYFTYHDRAGQIKRNEINFSSIYRNNLENFYCCRFDQWAHFLYTGELILCCMDYHKKTVFGNINDNNLNQIFNSPGYIRLIKSGIGVEPSKPDFICKKCISPGG; encoded by the coding sequence ATGAAAATAAAGAAAAATATTGTAAATTTTAAGAAAAATATTGTTTCGAAATTTGATAATAAAATAAAATATAGCGAACTTTCTGCTAATTTAAAAAGCGGCCATAGCATAATTGGCAGATATCCACTTAATGTTCAGATACAAACTACATCTTCATGCAATGCAAAATGCTATTTTTGCCCTTATCTGGAATCATGGCATAAACTCAATCCAGGTGGTATGGATGATGACACCTATGAATCAATTGTGAATCAATTATCTGAGTATACAATTGGCAAATTTTGCCCTTATCTTGAAAATGAGCCGTTTGCCGATAAAAAAATTTTTGATCGAATTGAATACGGAGTGTCAAGGCTAAATTGCAGACAATTGGAAGTCGCAACAAATGCCTCTTTTTTAAATAGTTCAAAAATTGATAATATTATTAAACTATTTAATCCAATTAATCATGAAATATGGATTAGCTTTCATGGTATAAATAAGGAATCTTATAATGCCATAATGGGTTTGGATTTTGATAAAACAAAAAACAATGTTTTGGAACTCATTGAAAAATCACAAGATTCAAATATAAATATAATTATCAGAGGTTCTGGGCAATCAAGAAAAAAGCGCAATGAAATGCCGGAATGGTTTGATGAAAAGGAATTTGATTCTTTTTGGGAAAATGAATTTGCTAAAAACGGGTTTAAAAAAAAGCCAAGACTTAACTATTTTACCTATCATGATCGGGCTGGTCAGATAAAAAGAAATGAAATCAATTTTTCATCGATTTATCGAAATAATCTTGAAAATTTTTATTGTTGCCGATTTGACCAATGGGCTCATTTTCTTTATACGGGCGAACTTATTTTATGTTGTATGGATTACCATAAAAAAACCGTATTTGGAAATATTAATGATAATAACCTAAATCAAATATTTAATTCACCTGGATATATTCGATTGATTAAGAGTGGTATTGGAGTAGAACCTTCGAAACCTGACTTTATTTGTAAAAAATGTATTTCACCTGGTGGATAA
- a CDS encoding ABC transporter ATP-binding protein has product MNKSPLISVNNISKKYCKDLKRSLWYGINDIAKEIVGYKKTENKLRAGEFWSLRDISFELSRGECIGLIGRNGAGKSTLLKILNGLIKPDSGYIQIKGRVGALIELGAGFNPLLTGRENIYINGSVLGFKQKEIERKLDEIIEFAELNDFIDSPVQNYSSGMKVRLGFAIASQMNPDIMLIDEVLAVGDFQFRQKCAQKINEIKKQSSIILVSHNMRDLMMLCDNSIVIESGHVVFAGETKHAVSYYHNSPTSLKNIGEQPPVNIFGKLINKNEKIIDIQHYWCDKANQQVEFIDHNTILYLNFSFKLLKPVNNLIIGVPIWDENANLITAFNTDNIVGTISIPKDGILKGRLRIPDMMFNPGRFKSIFVVMDNKEYLYRNFIHDFTVKNIPFSFGFVTPKHDWIFE; this is encoded by the coding sequence ATGAATAAAAGTCCCTTAATAAGTGTTAATAATATTTCTAAAAAATATTGTAAGGATTTAAAAAGATCTCTTTGGTATGGAATAAATGATATTGCCAAAGAGATTGTTGGATACAAGAAAACGGAAAATAAACTTAGGGCAGGGGAGTTTTGGTCGTTACGTGATATTTCTTTTGAATTATCACGGGGAGAATGTATAGGTCTCATTGGTAGGAATGGTGCCGGTAAAAGCACTTTATTAAAAATATTAAATGGGCTTATCAAACCGGATAGCGGTTACATACAAATTAAAGGCAGGGTAGGTGCTCTTATCGAACTTGGAGCCGGCTTTAACCCTCTTCTGACCGGAAGAGAAAATATTTATATAAACGGTTCTGTTTTAGGATTTAAACAAAAAGAAATTGAAAGAAAATTAGATGAAATTATTGAATTTGCCGAATTAAATGATTTTATTGATTCTCCTGTACAAAATTATAGTTCGGGAATGAAAGTTCGCTTAGGGTTTGCAATAGCATCACAAATGAATCCTGATATCATGCTCATCGACGAAGTCCTCGCTGTTGGGGATTTCCAATTCAGACAAAAATGCGCCCAAAAAATAAATGAAATCAAAAAACAATCATCCATCATTTTAGTTTCTCATAATATGAGAGATTTAATGATGTTATGTGATAATTCAATTGTTATTGAAAGTGGACATGTTGTATTTGCCGGAGAAACAAAACATGCTGTTTCATATTACCATAACAGTCCAACCTCACTCAAAAACATTGGTGAACAACCACCTGTAAATATTTTTGGTAAGCTAATTAATAAAAATGAAAAAATAATTGATATTCAACATTATTGGTGTGATAAGGCAAATCAACAAGTAGAGTTTATTGATCATAATACTATTTTATATCTGAATTTTTCATTTAAATTATTAAAACCCGTTAACAATCTTATTATTGGTGTTCCTATTTGGGATGAAAATGCCAATCTCATAACCGCTTTTAACACAGACAATATCGTTGGAACTATATCAATCCCGAAAGACGGTATTTTAAAAGGAAGATTAAGAATTCCTGATATGATGTTCAATCCGGGAAGGTTTAAATCTATTTTTGTTGTTATGGATAATAAAGAATATCTGTATAGAAATTTCATTCACGACTTTACAGTGAAAAATATACCATTCAGCTTTGGGTTTGTCACACCAAAGCATGATTGGATTTTTGAATAA
- a CDS encoding phosphoglycerate dehydrogenase, translating into MAKIFISTVPFCEINKKPLMLLKKNGFEIIKNPLGRKLHPKEVAEYAKSVDGIIAGTESLIGLIEANSNLKIISRVGIGLDSVPLIKCKQLGITVTYTPDAVTMAVAEMVIGVMISVYRHIYIADREIRNQQWNRLMGKRIGKSIIGLIGFGRIGYNVARLLTPFHPNKVLINDITDKKDSICDLMEQGLNIEQVSKEEIYKNSDIISLHVPFSPQTNNLINRNTLSKFKKDSFILNYARGGIINEHDLYLAIEKGSIAGAAVDTFIDEPYSGELIELDNVLLTQHMGSCSYDCRYDMELQATEDLIRFFKGEQLQNEVPPEEYEYQQ; encoded by the coding sequence ATGGCAAAAATATTTATATCCACTGTACCGTTTTGTGAAATAAATAAAAAACCTTTGATGCTTTTAAAAAAAAATGGTTTTGAAATTATTAAAAATCCGTTGGGAAGGAAATTACATCCCAAAGAAGTTGCAGAGTATGCTAAAAGTGTTGATGGTATTATTGCAGGTACAGAAAGCCTAATAGGTTTAATAGAAGCAAATTCAAATTTGAAAATAATATCACGAGTAGGTATTGGACTTGATTCAGTACCTCTAATAAAGTGCAAACAACTCGGTATCACTGTAACATACACTCCTGACGCTGTTACAATGGCTGTAGCTGAAATGGTAATAGGGGTCATGATCAGTGTCTACAGGCATATATATATAGCAGATCGAGAAATCAGAAATCAGCAGTGGAATCGATTAATGGGTAAACGTATCGGGAAATCAATTATTGGGTTAATCGGGTTTGGCAGAATAGGATATAACGTTGCAAGATTATTGACTCCGTTTCATCCTAACAAAGTATTAATAAATGATATTACAGATAAAAAAGACTCAATTTGTGATTTAATGGAACAAGGCCTGAATATTGAACAAGTTTCAAAAGAAGAAATTTATAAAAATTCTGATATTATATCACTCCATGTTCCTTTTTCTCCACAAACTAACAATCTAATTAACAGAAACACATTATCAAAGTTTAAAAAAGATAGTTTTATACTTAATTATGCGCGTGGTGGTATCATTAATGAACATGATTTATATTTAGCCATAGAAAAAGGAAGTATCGCTGGAGCAGCTGTTGACACCTTTATTGATGAGCCGTATTCAGGTGAACTGATTGAACTTGACAATGTTTTATTGACTCAGCACATGGGTTCATGTTCATATGATTGCCGATATGATATGGAGTTGCAAGCGACAGAAGATCTTATCCGGTTTTTTAAAGGGGAGCAATTACAAAATGAAGTTCCCCCGGAAGAATATGAATATCAGCAGTAG
- a CDS encoding cyclase family protein: MSTAIYLSYPVSQKTPLYGNATGIEIKPDQHQSKGDGCNTMVWNFSNHTGTHVDVPRHFSLSGRTVTDYPPEFWIFNRIEVVDISNSVHDCQIIEPGIIPDFYTSEPELVLFQTGYGKFRGTDRYTLTPPGFSENVYCWLKNKYPSVRCIGMDIISISSFCNRDEGRKAHKAFLAPEQGAPVLLIEDMRLNFKGGLKQVIVAPVIVEHADGSPCTVFGIVSD; encoded by the coding sequence ATGTCCACAGCTATATATTTGTCTTATCCGGTTTCTCAAAAAACGCCATTATATGGAAATGCTACTGGCATTGAAATAAAACCAGATCAGCATCAATCCAAAGGTGATGGCTGCAATACAATGGTCTGGAATTTTTCCAATCATACAGGGACCCATGTGGATGTTCCCAGGCACTTTTCTTTAAGTGGCAGAACTGTTACTGATTATCCTCCCGAGTTCTGGATTTTTAACCGGATAGAGGTTGTCGATATTTCAAATTCTGTTCATGACTGCCAGATAATAGAACCCGGGATAATTCCCGATTTTTATACCAGTGAACCAGAACTTGTTCTTTTTCAAACTGGTTATGGCAAATTCAGAGGAACTGACAGGTATACCCTAACCCCGCCGGGATTTTCTGAAAATGTTTATTGCTGGTTAAAAAACAAATATCCGTCAGTGCGTTGTATCGGCATGGATATTATTTCAATATCAAGTTTCTGTAATCGGGATGAGGGAAGAAAGGCACACAAAGCTTTTTTAGCCCCGGAACAAGGGGCGCCTGTATTATTAATTGAAGATATGAGGTTGAATTTTAAAGGTGGACTGAAACAGGTTATAGTGGCACCCGTCATTGTGGAACATGCTGATGGTTCCCCATGCACTGTTTTTGGTATTGTTTCAGACTGA
- a CDS encoding HAD family hydrolase: MNISSSVVYEGLRMDIGGYQVIFWDFDGVIKDSVNAKTKGYIQLFDSYGTHIKNKIFQHHIEHGGVSRFEKIPLYYKKYLKTELSAEQIQELCLKYGEFTKYAVLKSEWVPGVRKYLELNCTRQTFFVVTGTPQEDINWIINKLDIQSMFFGVYGAPKTKIEILSNLIEKYDLKPESCLMVGDALTDYNAAKKTKINFLLRKTPENEVLFKNISCNSIDDFMKLI; this comes from the coding sequence ATGAATATCAGCAGTAGTGTGGTTTATGAGGGCCTTAGAATGGATATTGGAGGGTATCAAGTGATTTTTTGGGATTTTGATGGCGTTATCAAAGACTCCGTAAATGCAAAAACGAAAGGCTATATTCAATTATTCGATTCATATGGAACCCATATCAAAAATAAAATTTTTCAACATCATATTGAGCATGGTGGAGTATCTCGTTTTGAAAAAATTCCGTTGTATTATAAAAAATATCTTAAAACAGAATTATCAGCTGAACAAATACAGGAACTCTGTCTCAAATATGGTGAATTTACAAAATATGCTGTTTTGAAATCCGAGTGGGTGCCTGGTGTCAGAAAATATCTTGAATTAAATTGTACTCGCCAGACTTTTTTTGTTGTAACCGGTACTCCACAAGAAGATATTAACTGGATTATTAATAAATTAGATATACAGTCTATGTTTTTTGGAGTTTATGGTGCTCCAAAAACAAAAATAGAAATTCTTTCCAATTTAATAGAAAAATATGATTTAAAGCCGGAAAGTTGCCTTATGGTTGGAGATGCATTAACAGACTACAATGCTGCAAAAAAAACAAAAATCAATTTTTTATTAAGAAAGACACCGGAAAATGAAGTTTTGTTTAAGAATATCTCATGCAATTCAATTGATGATTTTATGAAATTAATATGA
- a CDS encoding NAD-dependent epimerase/dehydratase family protein, with translation MMKKIIVFGGSGFLGSHVCDKLSDSGYDVVIFDIRKSPYLRTDQTMMIGDILNEEAVRNAVSGSQYVFNFAGIADIDEAKDLPIETIQYNVLGNTIILNACRKEKINRFIFASSVYVYSKSGGFYRVSKQACENYIEAYHEMYGLKYTILRFGTLYGPRSDKRNAVYRFVLQALTNGSISYEGNREDQREYIHTEDAAKACVDILKPEFENQHIVLTGSQVFKVRELLGMIKEIIPDEITINYKSNNKKTAHYVLTPHNYSPKLGKKFIPSLQVDLGQGLLHQVETIYRELHPEINKI, from the coding sequence ATGATGAAAAAAATTATAGTTTTCGGAGGTTCGGGTTTTCTGGGATCCCATGTTTGTGATAAACTTTCTGATTCCGGCTATGATGTCGTTATTTTTGATATCCGTAAATCACCATATCTACGAACTGATCAAACAATGATGATTGGAGATATCTTAAATGAAGAAGCAGTAAGGAATGCAGTTTCAGGCTCTCAGTATGTTTTTAATTTTGCAGGAATTGCAGATATTGATGAAGCAAAGGATCTACCAATAGAGACCATACAGTATAATGTACTTGGAAACACGATCATTCTGAACGCTTGCAGAAAAGAAAAAATAAACCGCTTTATTTTTGCAAGTTCTGTTTATGTCTACAGTAAATCCGGGGGGTTCTACAGGGTAAGCAAGCAGGCCTGTGAGAACTATATTGAAGCATACCATGAAATGTATGGCTTAAAGTATACTATTCTGCGTTTCGGGACGCTTTACGGCCCCCGTTCCGATAAGCGCAATGCTGTTTACAGATTTGTCTTGCAAGCCTTGACAAACGGTAGTATCAGTTATGAAGGCAACAGGGAAGACCAGCGTGAGTACATCCACACAGAGGATGCTGCCAAGGCGTGCGTTGATATTTTAAAGCCGGAATTTGAAAATCAACACATAGTACTTACCGGTTCACAGGTTTTTAAAGTCCGGGAGTTGCTTGGTATGATAAAGGAAATCATTCCAGACGAAATAACAATTAATTATAAATCAAATAATAAAAAAACAGCTCATTATGTACTAACCCCACATAATTACAGTCCCAAACTCGGGAAAAAATTTATTCCTTCGCTTCAGGTGGATCTGGGCCAGGGACTGCTTCATCAGGTTGAAACTATATACCGGGAATTACATCCGGAAATTAATAAAATTTAA